One segment of Rubripirellula amarantea DNA contains the following:
- the argC gene encoding N-acetyl-gamma-glutamyl-phosphate reductase translates to MNEVKVGIVGATGYTAIEVARLLQSHPSAKLVAATSRADEGKPLAEIHPSLAGRCDVQIETFDALAIAEQCDVVMCCLPHGASAETVRELANAGTRVIDFSADFRLSSVKVYEKWYGVTHPWPEKIGQVVYGMPEFFADKIRDAKIVANPGCYPTSAIMPLSPLIKAGLIETSDIIIDSKSGVSGAGRSAKVATLYCETNESISAYGVGTHRHGPEIDDLVKRISGTAVSTIFTPHLTPMDRGILSTIYVRPRNADGKNKLASAEDCFACWQACYDESQFVTPVEHLPATKHVSGTNYVQMAVRPSGDRLVLICAIDNLAKGASGAAIQNMNVMFGLDESTGLK, encoded by the coding sequence ATGAACGAAGTTAAAGTTGGCATTGTTGGTGCGACCGGATACACCGCGATCGAAGTTGCACGTTTGTTGCAGTCGCACCCCAGTGCAAAGTTAGTGGCCGCGACAAGCCGAGCCGACGAAGGAAAACCGCTCGCCGAGATTCATCCGTCGTTGGCCGGTCGCTGTGATGTTCAAATCGAGACCTTTGATGCCTTGGCGATCGCCGAACAATGTGACGTGGTGATGTGCTGTCTGCCTCACGGCGCTTCGGCGGAAACCGTGCGTGAGCTTGCCAATGCGGGCACTCGCGTGATTGATTTCAGTGCCGACTTTCGTTTGTCCAGCGTTAAGGTCTACGAGAAATGGTACGGCGTGACTCACCCTTGGCCTGAAAAAATTGGTCAAGTTGTCTATGGGATGCCGGAATTTTTCGCCGACAAAATCCGCGACGCGAAGATCGTGGCCAATCCGGGTTGCTATCCCACGTCGGCGATCATGCCGCTTTCTCCATTGATCAAGGCTGGGTTGATCGAGACGAGTGACATTATCATCGACAGCAAAAGCGGGGTGAGTGGAGCAGGACGCAGTGCCAAAGTAGCGACGCTTTACTGTGAAACGAACGAATCGATCTCGGCCTACGGTGTGGGAACCCATCGCCATGGCCCCGAGATCGATGACCTCGTCAAACGGATTTCAGGTACGGCGGTTTCGACAATTTTTACTCCTCACTTAACGCCGATGGACCGTGGAATTCTTTCGACGATCTATGTGCGTCCACGTAACGCTGACGGGAAAAACAAACTCGCTTCGGCAGAGGACTGCTTTGCGTGTTGGCAGGCATGTTACGACGAAAGCCAGTTCGTTACGCCAGTTGAGCATTTGCCTGCGACTAAGCACGTCTCGGGCACTAACTACGTTCAAATGGCAGTCCGTCCCAGTGGCGATCGTTTGGTGCTGATTTGCGCGATCGACAACTTGGCGAAGGGGGCTAGTGGAGCTGCGATACAGAACATGAACGTGATGTTCGGGCTCGACGAATCCACGGGGCTCAAATAG